A region of the Chryseobacterium gotjawalense genome:
TTTCTTTTGTTTGAACTCTTCCATAATCGGTCCCAGCAATAAACCATCTGTTGCAAAGGCGTGACCTCCACAATTCAAGCCCGATTCTACCCGATATTCCGAAACCCAAAGCCCTTTTTTTGCCAGGAAATTCCCCTGAATCATCGCAGACCGGAAATCACTTACTTTCAAAATAATTTTCTTTTTGAGTTCTCCTTTTACATTTGGAAAAAAATCGGGGAAAGATTCAAAATAACTGTATAATCTCGGATTCATTCCTGCAGAAAGTACAATGGAAGACGAAAGTTTACTGTTGGCAAAACCTCTCAAAGAAACGTGCGCATCATTATAAATGACTGGCAACTGCTCCCCTTTTACGAAATTATCCTTGTCTACTTTGGTCATGATATTCACATCAATACTTCCGGGAGAAAGGTGACTTTCTAAAAATTTCCGAACATTTTCGGTGAAATTTTCCTTTTGATCAGCGAGGTTCTCCAGTCCCTTTTTAAGTTCAGATTTGTTGGGAAGAATATCGATGTACTGACTAAGTGCTTCCTTGCTTTTACTTAATTCCTGCTTGAAATTTTCGAATTTCATATTCACCACATCGTGAACCATATCCAGGTAAGCGGTGATTCTTTTGGCACGGTAATCTTCAATCTTATTGGAAATTCCGGTATAGCTGAAATTATTTCTTTTGTGATAAAGACAGTTCATTTTCTCGATAATCTCGTCATCGATAATTGAAATTACAGACGAAATTCCGTATTGTGCAACTCGAATCGGACTGTCGATTGTATATGCCAATCCCATTACCGGAATGTGAAAATTGTGCGCGGGTTTTTTCTTATTCATATTTTTTATTGGTCCTTTTATTAATTAGATAATTTTAAACACCCATCAAAATTAGAATTAAATTTTTAATTATGTATCGGATAGCAACTTTAATAATACGCTGATTGTATGACTTTTGTCAGCAAATAAAAAAGCTCCGAACTATTCCTGCAGATTGTTAAAAAATTGTATTTTTAGACAAAATCTAATTAATGAAAATTTACGGCGTAGATACTTTTACAATTACCGATGTAATGGCGATTTTAGACAACCCTAAAAAAGCAAAACTCAACAAAGAAGCCAAACAGAAAATTCTGAAATCTCAGCAAAACGTGCAGAAAATCGTAGCTTCTGACCGAACGGTTTATGGAATCAATACAGGTTTTGGTCCGCTTTGCGATGTGAAAATTTCGGAAGAAGAAACAGCTCAACTTCAGTATAATTTAATTATTTCGCATGCAGTAGGCGTTGGAAAACCAATTGCCAAGGATTATTCGAAAGTGATGATGATTGCAAAAATTCATGCGTTGTCAAAAGGATTTTCAGGCGTTTCTCTGGAAGTGATTGAGCGATTGATTCTGATGCTTGAAAATGATATTATTCCGGTGGTGCCTGAGCAAGGTTCTGTAGGCGCTTCCGGAGATTTGGCTCCGCTGGCGCATTTGGTTTTACCGCTTTTAGGTTTGGGAAAAGTTTGGCAAAAAGATGAAATTCAAGAGACTGGAAAAGTTCTGAAAAAGCATGGTTTAAAACCGTTGCAACTCGGTCCGAAAGAAGGATTGGGTCTAATTAACGGTACCCAGTTTATTTTAGCACATGCTATTTTAGGTTTGCATCGATTTGAATATTTACTCGACCTGGCAGATTTAACGGCGGCTGTAAGTTTGGAAGCTTATCGCGGTTCGGCAAGTCCGTTTAAAAAGGAACTTCATGATATCCGTCCGTTTGACGGCAGCCGGAAAGTGGCATCAAGGATGCGGAAATTTTTAAAAGATTCTGACAATTTAAAAAGTCATGAATTTTGTGACCGTGTTCAGGATCCTTATTCTATGCGTTGTGTTCCTCAGGTTCATGGGGCGAGCAGAAATTCTTTTGAACATTTAAAAAATTTAGCAGAAACCGAATTGAATTCGGTGACGGATAATCCGATTGTATTAAGTGCGGAAGAGTCGATTTCAGGTGGTAATTTTCACGGACAGTTATTGGCTTTACCATTGGATTACGCCACTTTAGCTGTAGCGGAACTGGGAAATATTTCTGACCGAAGAAGTTATCTTTTACTGGAAGGAAAATATGGTTTACCAAGATTATTAACGGAAAGTTCAGGATTAAATTCCGGCTTTATGATTCCACAATACACTTCTGCTGCGTTGGTTACGGAGAATAAAACCTTGTGTTTTCCGGCTTCGGCAGATTCTATTCCAACGAGTTTGGGACAGGAAGACCACGTTTCTATGGGAAGTATTTCCGGTAGAAAATTCAATCAGGTTTTGGGGAATTTAGAAAATATTCTTGCTGTAGAATTAATGTTTGGAGCGCAGGGATTAGAATTCCGGCGACCGGCAAAATGCGGAAAGTTTGTAGAAAACGCCTATTCATTAATCCGGACGAAAGTAGCCAAATTAGAAGAAGACCGACTGATCGGCGAAGATATGTTGGCAATCGCAGAGTTAATCAGAGAAAGAAAGTTTGAGGTGAATTAAGTCTGACTTCAAATAAAATGAAGTTGTTTAAAAAAAGCAATTTACCACATCATTTTAAGACAAAAATTTCAAAATAAAAAATTCCATCAAAATTAATTGATGGAATTTTTATTTATTATTGAAAAATATAACTTAAGCCCAGGCTAAGCACCTGTTCCGATTTCTTTTTTGCAATATTGGGATCAGATCCCGGTTCATTCATTAAACCTTTGTAGGTATTGCTCAATCCAAGATCATATCTTGCAGCGATTTCAAGTTGCCGCTTCAATGAATAACCCACGCCGAAACCCAAAGCAAAATTAAAACTGTTTGCCTTTCCGTTTACGCCTGGGTAAGCAGACAGTTCGTCAACAGCATAATATGGCTTACTTGGATCGGTGACTTTCTGATTCACCAAAAAATTAAATTTCGGTCCGGCCATTGCAAAAAACTCGGACTCGGCTTCAGAAAAATACGCTTTAAAATAAATAGGAACACTGATATAGTTGTTGGCATAAACTGCATCGTACCCAATTTTTCCTTTCGCATCTTTATCCTTTCCGGTTTCACCGGCTCCCAGATATTCAACCTGAGGCTGAATGTAAAACTGGTTATTACTGTCTACAGGGATCATTGCCAAAACCCCACCATAACCAGAAAATCTGGGACCTGATGGATTATGGGCATTACTTATCCTCGAATAAGTTCCTCCTGCGGTAATTCCGAATCGCGTGCTGCTGAAATCAATTTGAGCTGATAAAACGGCAGCTGCACATAGTGCTGAACTGAGTAATAATTTTTTCATATTGTGTTTTTTAAAATCTGTTTTGTACTTGCGTTCATACAAAGATATAAAAAAATGCAACCAACAAAAAAGCGTCTTGCAAAAATTACAAGACGCTTTATATTATTAAGGAAAATTATCCTAAAACTTTGGCCACCGTAGCGCCGATCTCCGCTGGAGAATCTACTACGTGAATTCCGTTTTCTCTCATAATGGCCATTTTTGCCTGAGCAGTATCATCATCACCACCAACGATTGCACCTGCATGACCCATTGTTCTACCTTTAGGAGCAGTTTGTCCCGCGATAAATCCAACAACCGGTTTTTTAGAACCGCTTTCTTTGTACCATCTTGCAGCTTCAGCTTCTAAGTTACCACCGATTTCACCAATCATCACTACTGCTTCAGTTTCCGGGTCATTG
Encoded here:
- the hutH gene encoding histidine ammonia-lyase, encoding MKIYGVDTFTITDVMAILDNPKKAKLNKEAKQKILKSQQNVQKIVASDRTVYGINTGFGPLCDVKISEEETAQLQYNLIISHAVGVGKPIAKDYSKVMMIAKIHALSKGFSGVSLEVIERLILMLENDIIPVVPEQGSVGASGDLAPLAHLVLPLLGLGKVWQKDEIQETGKVLKKHGLKPLQLGPKEGLGLINGTQFILAHAILGLHRFEYLLDLADLTAAVSLEAYRGSASPFKKELHDIRPFDGSRKVASRMRKFLKDSDNLKSHEFCDRVQDPYSMRCVPQVHGASRNSFEHLKNLAETELNSVTDNPIVLSAEESISGGNFHGQLLALPLDYATLAVAELGNISDRRSYLLLEGKYGLPRLLTESSGLNSGFMIPQYTSAALVTENKTLCFPASADSIPTSLGQEDHVSMGSISGRKFNQVLGNLENILAVELMFGAQGLEFRRPAKCGKFVENAYSLIRTKVAKLEEDRLIGEDMLAIAELIRERKFEVN
- a CDS encoding porin family protein, with product MKKLLLSSALCAAAVLSAQIDFSSTRFGITAGGTYSRISNAHNPSGPRFSGYGGVLAMIPVDSNNQFYIQPQVEYLGAGETGKDKDAKGKIGYDAVYANNYISVPIYFKAYFSEAESEFFAMAGPKFNFLVNQKVTDPSKPYYAVDELSAYPGVNGKANSFNFALGFGVGYSLKRQLEIAARYDLGLSNTYKGLMNEPGSDPNIAKKKSEQVLSLGLSYIFQ